In Pyricularia oryzae 70-15 chromosome 2, whole genome shotgun sequence, one genomic interval encodes:
- a CDS encoding L-lactate dehydrogenase — protein MADGDKTQASKPVKVVIVGAGYVGSTTAYTLLMNRAAAEIVLIDVDKDKTEGEVMDLVHAAPFLHQTRIWAGDYEDCKGASVIILTAGANQKPGQSRMELAQSNWGIFKEIVPKVVQHASPDALLLVSANPVDVMTYAAVKFSGFPAHSVIGSGTSLDSARFAGELGKHLNIDPRSLHAVVIGEHGESELPVWSLATVSGMRVEDYCRQTGTPWDEETKKQCFANVKDAAAAIIEKKGVTGYGIASALLRIVECVRRDENTLMPVSCVGSYAGVDDVALSVPRKLNRYGCMEYVPMMLSKEEEGSLRASAEKVKETIQSLEKS, from the exons ATGGCCGACGGAGACAAGACGCAGGCGAGCAAG CCCGTCAAGGTGGTCATCGTGGGCGCTGGCTACGTCGGCTCCACGACGGCCTACACCCTCCTGATGAAccgggccgccgccgagatcGTCCTGATCGACgtggacaaggacaagaccGAAGGTGAGGTGATGGATCTCGTCCACGCCGCGCCCTTCCTGCACCAGACTCGCATCTGGGCCGGCGACTACGAGGACTGCAAGGGCGCCTCGGTGATCATCCTGACCGCGGGCGCGAACCAAAAGCCCGGCCAGTCGCGCATGGAGCTGGCGCAGAGCAACTGGGGCATCTTCAAGGAGATCGTGCCCAAGGTGGTGCAGCACGCATCTCCCGACGCCCTGCTTCTCGTTTCGGCCAACCCCGTCGACGTCATGACCTACGCCGCGGTCAAGTTCTCGGGCTTCCCCGCGCACAGTGTCATCGGGTCCGGCACGTCGCTCGACTCGGCGCGGTTCGCCGGCGAGCTGGGCAAGCACCTGAACATAGACCCGCGCAGCCTGCACGCCGTCGTCATTGGCGAACACGGCGAGTCGGAGCTGCCCGTGTGGTCCCTGGCCACCGTCTCGGGCATGCGCGTCGAGGACTACTGCAGGCAGACGGGCACGCCGTGGGACGAGGAAACCAAGAAGCAGTGTTTTGCAAACGTCAAGGATGCGGCGGCTGCCATCATTGAGAAGAAGGGAGTCACGGGCTACGGCATTGCGAGCGCGCTGTTGAGGATTGTGGAGTGCGTGCGGCGAGATGAGAATACGCTGATGCCCGTGTCGTGCGTCGGCTCGTATGCCGGGGTGGACGATGTCGCTTTGAGCGTGCCGCGCAAGCTGAACAGGTACGGCTGCATGGAGTATGTGCCGATGATGCTCAGCAAGGAAGAGGAGGGCAGCCTGAGGGCTTCGGCGGAAAAGGTCAAGGAGACGATTCAGTCGCTGGAGAAGTCGTGA
- a CDS encoding proteinase T: MRVTATLVCILPLALGARLLKARGGTPLNSYIVVLKETYNGGEVTISDVEDGLGDVNKSQTYTSAVGFRGFAAKLNATQLDALKSSPKVDYIEEDAMVHISGSVTSQTGADWGLARLSSRAPNDTTYRYDATAGTGTCAYVIDTGIMIDHSEFEGRATWAGNFVDKNDTDGNGHGTHVAGTIGGVTYGVAKQTRLFAVKVLDSSGSGTNSQIIAGMNFVVQDAPKRNCSKGVVVNMSLGGEQSTAVNSAARAVVQAGYFLAVAAGNESNDTKLYSPSSEESVCAVGATTRNDSMASYSNFGAGVALFAPGSDIKSAWNDGKTKSISGTSMATPHVAGLGAYLMGIRGPMSGSAVCDLVKKSALRGKVSGLPSGTANRLAYNGGA, translated from the coding sequence ATGCGCGTCACGGCAACGTTGGTCTGCATCCTCCCCCTCGCCCTCGGCGCCCGGCTCCTCAAAGCCCGCGGCGGCACCCCTCTCAACTCGTACATCGTGGTGCTCAAGGAAACATACAACGGCGGCGAGGTGACGATATCCGACGTCGAGGACGGGCTGGGAGACGTCAACAAGTCGCAGACGTACACGAGCGCCGTCGGGTTCAGGGGCTTCGCGGCCAAGCTCAACGCCACGCAGCTGGACGCCCTCAAGTCCTCGCCCAAGGTCGACTACATCGAGGAGGACGCCATGGTGCACATCAGCGGGTCCGTGACATCCCAGACCGGCGCCGACTGGGGCCTCGCGCGCCTGTCGAGCCGCGCGCCCAACGACACCACGTACAGGTACGACGCCACGGCCGGGACGGGCACGTGTGCCTACGTCATTGACACGGGCATCATGATCGACCACTCCGAGTTTGAAGGGCGCGCGACCTGGGCGGGCAACTTTGTGGACAAGAACGACACGGACGGCAACGGGCACGGCACCCACGTGGCCGGCACCATCGGCGGGGTGACGTACGGCGTGGCCAAGCAGACGAGGCTGTTTGCGGTCAAAGTGCTGGACTCCTCGGGGAGCGGGACCAACTCCCAGATCATCGCGGGGATGAACTTTGTGGTGCAGGACGCGCCCAAACGCAACTGCTCCAAGGGCGTGGTGGTCAACATGTCGCTGGGCGGCGAGCAGTCGACGGCGGTCAACTCGGCGGCGCGCGCCGTGGTGCAGGCGGGCTACTTTCTCGCCGTGGCCGCGGGCAACGAGTCCAACGACACCAAGCTGTACTCGCCGTCGTCCGAGGAGAGCGTGTGCGCGGTGGGCGCCACGACGCGCAACGACTCCATGGCCTCGTACAGCAACTTCGGCGCCGGCGTGGCGCTGTTTGCGCCGGGCAGCGACATCAAGTCTGCGTGGAACGACGGCAAGACCAAGAGCATCTCGGGCACCAGCATGGCCACGCCGCACGTCGCAGGCCTGGGGGCGTATTTGATGGGCATCCGCGGGCCGATGAGCGGCTCTGCCGTGTGCGACCTGGTCAAGAAGTCGGCGCTGAGGGGCAAGGTCTCGGGGCTGCCGAGCGGGACGGCCAACAGGCTTGCTTATAATGGTGGTGCTTGA